In Deltaproteobacteria bacterium, a single genomic region encodes these proteins:
- a CDS encoding MBL fold metallo-hydrolase: protein MTEGEDELAVAGLTLRGVTRGGIQTCLMVPELDLMFDVGGSVRGQLCFARILVTHGHQDHLGGLPYLISQRQLAGLPPPQVHVPAEIEAPLRRIFGAWSEIEGFELALELVPHVPGDVVDLGRGVRASCVRSVHRVPSLSWIVERTTARLLPELVGRSGAELAAMRAAGDSTTEEHTVAVLAVSGDTQIELFEREPRLQRAKVLVHEVTAWDDRRSVEQTRSWGHTHVDELIAIAERFEGDALVLVHRSPRHTRRDAEAIVRARFPASVRHKVHVFGD from the coding sequence GTGACGGAGGGCGAAGACGAGCTGGCCGTCGCAGGCTTGACCCTGCGCGGCGTGACCCGTGGCGGCATCCAGACCTGTCTGATGGTGCCGGAGCTGGACCTGATGTTCGACGTCGGCGGGAGCGTGCGGGGCCAGCTTTGCTTCGCGCGGATCCTCGTGACGCACGGCCACCAGGATCACCTGGGTGGCCTGCCGTACCTCATCTCTCAGCGACAGCTGGCAGGCCTGCCACCACCGCAGGTACACGTGCCCGCCGAGATCGAGGCGCCGCTGCGGCGCATCTTCGGGGCGTGGAGCGAGATCGAGGGCTTCGAGCTGGCGCTCGAGCTGGTGCCCCACGTACCCGGCGATGTCGTCGACCTCGGGCGCGGCGTGCGGGCGAGTTGCGTGCGCTCGGTGCATCGCGTGCCGTCGTTGTCGTGGATCGTCGAGCGGACCACCGCGCGTCTGTTGCCCGAGCTGGTCGGGCGCAGCGGTGCCGAGCTGGCGGCCATGCGTGCGGCGGGCGATTCGACCACGGAGGAGCACACGGTGGCAGTGCTGGCGGTCAGCGGCGACACGCAGATCGAGCTGTTCGAGCGGGAGCCACGACTGCAGCGGGCCAAGGTGCTCGTGCACGAGGTCACCGCGTGGGACGATCGCCGCTCGGTCGAGCAGACCCGCAGCTGGGGGCACACCCACGTCGACGAGCTGATCGCGATCGCCGAACGCTTCGAGGGCGATGCCTTGGTGCTCGTGCACCGCAGCCCGCGACACACCCGCCGTGATGCGGAGGCGATCGTCCGCGCGCGCTTCCCCGCCAGCGTGCGGCACAAGGTCCATGTCTTCGGCGACTGA